In a genomic window of Desulfobulbaceae bacterium:
- a CDS encoding ABC transporter ATP-binding protein, producing MGDVLLVRKLSMFFGGLRAINSVDLEVGSGEIVALIGPNGAGKTTIFNCVTGIYAPSSGDIFVTNRDGKVQRLNDLKPNTITENGVARTFQNIRLFSGMTVLENVMIGCHCRSKAGIVAAIFKFASTRKEEQLVVNKSYALLKQMGLDHCDDELAGNLPYGAQRRLEIARALATDPILLLLDEPAAGLNHNETSEINDLIVSIRDINKVSVLLIEHDMKLVMNVSDRIYVMDCGEKIAEGTAEEIRNNPAVIKAYLGEAPC from the coding sequence ATGGGTGATGTTTTGCTTGTCCGAAAACTTTCAATGTTCTTTGGTGGTTTAAGAGCTATCAACAGCGTTGATCTGGAAGTAGGCAGTGGAGAGATAGTTGCTCTGATTGGCCCAAATGGGGCTGGGAAAACCACCATTTTCAACTGTGTAACAGGCATTTATGCACCCAGCTCTGGAGATATCTTTGTTACAAACAGGGACGGCAAGGTCCAGCGCCTTAATGATTTGAAGCCTAATACGATCACTGAAAATGGTGTCGCCAGAACCTTTCAAAATATCCGCTTGTTCTCCGGTATGACCGTATTGGAAAATGTGATGATTGGCTGTCATTGTCGAAGCAAAGCCGGTATTGTCGCAGCGATTTTCAAATTTGCTTCAACCAGGAAAGAAGAGCAACTTGTAGTTAATAAAAGCTATGCCTTGTTAAAACAGATGGGATTGGATCATTGCGACGATGAGCTGGCTGGAAACTTGCCTTATGGTGCACAACGACGACTTGAAATAGCCAGAGCTTTGGCAACAGATCCAATTCTACTGCTTCTTGATGAACCAGCTGCTGGTTTAAACCACAATGAAACGTCTGAAATAAATGATTTAATTGTCAGTATCAGAGATATAAATAAGGTCTCTGTTTTGTTGATTGAGCATGATATGAAATTAGTTATGAATGTATCTGATCGAATTTATGTAATGGATTGTGGCGAAAAAATTGCTGAAGGAACTGCCGAAGAAATTCGTAATAACCCTGCGGTTATTAAAGCATATCTGGGTGAAGCGCCGTGCTGA
- a CDS encoding ABC transporter ATP-binding protein, producing the protein MLNLSKVFSGYGNIVTVRDVSIQFSEGEIVALIGANGAGKSTILMTICGIIPVRSGSIYFRGRPIHGLPPNKIVELGISQVPEGRHIFPQLSVMENLEMGAFLRKDPVEIKKDLHYVFDLFPILEKRKRQDGGTLSGGEQQMLAISRALMAKPKLLLLDEPSLGLAPIVMKQIFDIILKINRDHKTTIFLVEQNANLALQVSHRGYVMEHGGIVLADSSANLVSNNAVKEAYLGV; encoded by the coding sequence GTGCTGAACCTCTCGAAGGTCTTCTCAGGGTATGGAAATATTGTAACTGTCAGAGATGTTTCAATTCAATTTTCTGAAGGCGAAATCGTTGCCTTAATCGGCGCTAATGGTGCGGGTAAATCGACAATTCTGATGACTATTTGCGGTATTATCCCCGTGAGGTCAGGCAGTATTTATTTTAGAGGTCGACCGATTCACGGTCTGCCTCCGAATAAAATTGTGGAACTCGGCATAAGCCAGGTTCCTGAGGGACGACATATATTTCCACAACTTTCCGTGATGGAAAATCTTGAAATGGGTGCCTTTCTTCGTAAGGATCCTGTTGAGATTAAAAAAGATCTACACTATGTCTTCGATTTATTCCCAATCTTGGAAAAACGAAAAAGACAAGATGGGGGGACCTTGAGTGGTGGTGAACAGCAGATGCTCGCCATCTCACGAGCCCTGATGGCGAAGCCAAAACTTTTGCTGCTTGATGAACCCTCTCTTGGCCTTGCTCCAATAGTTATGAAACAGATATTTGATATAATTTTGAAGATCAATCGTGACCATAAAACAACGATTTTTCTTGTCGAACAAAATGCTAACTTGGCTTTACAGGTTTCCCATAGGGGATATGTGATGGAACATGGCGGGATTGTTCTTGCAGATAGTTCTGCTAACTTGGTGTCAAATAATGCGGTTAAAGAGGCGTATCTAGGTGTCTGA